A single Thermoleophilia bacterium DNA region contains:
- a CDS encoding MFS transporter translates to MFDLDRDLKLMALAVLFYAFALGLYLRLLSTFALNLGASGFHVGLMNATMLVVVMLSAAPGAWAAQRFQLKPVIVAVWWVGALIPLCFMLAPSWPWLFVGYAVSGMAFANNPAMKSYIFLKSEPARAARNFAVLYGVYPLGLTVAPLLGGLAADRLGMRTVFAASIVLYVLSATTASLIRDTPYHASDTPWTLATLWNTRRFRRYVIFFFIGYFAVYLGQDFVNPFLAQVHNQSFLALGVYSSLTAVGTTLLTFAMGRLTDTRGPRAGMTGVLAALVLGSIVLLIGSSTVAWGVAAFALGACDALRYLANGMVGASFRGVPLAWGYAVFDTAMGVPMILGAVFGGLLYRYSADAPFIVIGSVAAVLLLLLAVADKTGDAGEGGAIPTAGED, encoded by the coding sequence GTGTTCGACTTGGACCGCGACCTGAAGCTCATGGCGCTCGCTGTGCTCTTCTACGCGTTCGCGCTCGGCCTCTACTTGCGACTGCTCTCGACCTTCGCCCTAAATCTGGGCGCGAGCGGCTTCCACGTCGGCCTCATGAATGCGACGATGCTCGTGGTCGTAATGCTCAGCGCCGCGCCCGGCGCGTGGGCGGCCCAGCGCTTCCAACTCAAACCCGTCATTGTCGCTGTGTGGTGGGTGGGCGCGCTCATCCCCCTGTGCTTCATGCTGGCGCCCAGCTGGCCCTGGCTCTTCGTGGGCTACGCCGTCTCCGGCATGGCCTTTGCCAACAATCCGGCAATGAAGTCGTACATCTTCCTGAAATCCGAGCCGGCACGAGCGGCGCGCAACTTCGCTGTGCTCTACGGCGTCTACCCGCTCGGATTGACAGTTGCACCCCTGCTTGGGGGCCTCGCGGCCGACCGACTGGGCATGCGCACCGTCTTCGCCGCCAGCATCGTCCTCTACGTTCTCTCAGCAACAACCGCTTCACTCATTCGCGACACGCCCTATCACGCCTCCGACACGCCGTGGACGCTCGCCACTCTTTGGAACACCCGACGCTTCCGTCGCTACGTCATCTTCTTCTTCATTGGCTACTTCGCCGTCTATCTAGGCCAGGACTTCGTGAACCCGTTTCTCGCGCAGGTGCACAACCAGAGCTTCCTTGCTCTCGGCGTGTACTCTTCACTCACCGCCGTGGGCACTACATTGCTCACATTCGCCATGGGGCGACTCACCGATACACGCGGTCCCCGCGCAGGCATGACTGGCGTGCTCGCCGCTCTGGTGCTCGGCAGCATCGTGCTGCTCATCGGATCAAGCACTGTCGCATGGGGAGTGGCGGCATTCGCCCTGGGCGCCTGTGACGCCCTTCGCTACCTCGCCAACGGCATGGTCGGCGCATCGTTCCGCGGCGTACCCCTCGCATGGGGTTACGCCGTATTCGATACGGCAATGGGCGTCCCCATGATTCTGGGGGCAGTCTTCGGCGGCCTACTGTATCGGTACTCAGCCGATGCGCCCTTCATCGTCATTGGTTCGGTTGCCGCAGTGCTGCTTCTCCTCCTCGCCGTCGCCGACAAGACAGGAGATGCAGGCGAAGGAGGGGCGATCCCCACTGCCGGGGAAGACTAG
- a CDS encoding acyl-CoA dehydrogenase family protein produces MSNFYTDNPDLHATLRRLDLAPVVRLREDDYEQAQAFPYAPRDYEDALDSYGRALEIVGEIAGEFVEPRAEGVDRAGSLLVDGEVCYAPGISEALERLRQADLMGITLPRQYGGLNFPVTVSVMIVEMVSRADPALMNIFGLQDIAETVNKFASDEIKKAYLPRFASGEVTGSMALTEPEAGSDLQNVQLKATLMDDGTWRLNGVKRFITNGCGRLSLVLARSEDGTTDARGLSMFLYERDEHMRIRRLEDKLGIHGSPTCELQFDDAPALLVGERRRGLTTYVMSLMNGARLAIAAQAQGIAEAAYRAATKYSRERIQFGAPIGDLTAVRAMLADMKVGIEAARALLYETALIVDTKESLEHRLEQIARGDASADDATIKAMRTDLKHHTRLAALFTPMAKACCTEMANTVAYESLQIHGGSGYMRDFAVERHTRDARITNIYEGTTQLQVVAAIGGILGGTLSARLDEYDAEDLGATPELLERVRHMRTRLLEAIVKVRELDDVRFRDFHARRLVEMAIDIASSYLILRTAQDDARKLLVARYFIDGAQMRTEAATTRILRDDPAALDALAQLGAP; encoded by the coding sequence ATGAGCAACTTCTACACCGACAACCCGGATCTGCATGCCACACTGCGTCGCCTCGATCTCGCGCCCGTCGTACGTTTGCGCGAGGACGACTACGAGCAAGCGCAGGCTTTTCCCTATGCGCCTCGCGACTACGAGGATGCGCTCGATTCGTATGGGCGTGCTCTCGAGATCGTCGGTGAAATCGCCGGCGAGTTCGTGGAGCCACGCGCCGAAGGCGTCGATCGGGCCGGGAGTCTGCTCGTCGACGGCGAGGTGTGCTACGCGCCCGGCATCTCCGAAGCGCTCGAGCGGCTACGCCAAGCCGACCTGATGGGCATTACGTTGCCGCGCCAGTACGGCGGCCTCAACTTCCCCGTAACCGTCAGCGTCATGATCGTCGAGATGGTGTCCCGCGCCGATCCAGCTCTCATGAACATCTTCGGGCTGCAAGACATCGCCGAGACGGTCAACAAGTTCGCGTCTGACGAAATCAAGAAGGCGTACTTGCCGCGCTTCGCGAGCGGAGAAGTCACCGGCTCGATGGCGCTAACCGAACCTGAGGCGGGAAGCGATCTGCAGAACGTTCAACTCAAGGCGACGCTCATGGACGACGGCACCTGGCGTCTCAACGGCGTCAAGCGCTTCATCACCAACGGCTGTGGACGCCTCTCGCTCGTGCTCGCTCGCTCGGAGGACGGCACGACCGATGCTCGCGGATTGTCGATGTTCCTCTACGAGCGGGACGAGCACATGCGCATCCGGCGGCTCGAGGACAAGCTGGGAATCCACGGTTCACCCACATGTGAGCTGCAGTTCGACGACGCCCCAGCGCTCCTCGTCGGCGAGCGTCGCCGTGGTCTCACCACATACGTCATGAGCCTGATGAACGGCGCTCGTTTGGCAATCGCCGCGCAGGCGCAGGGCATCGCAGAGGCGGCGTATCGTGCCGCGACCAAGTACTCCCGCGAGCGCATCCAATTCGGAGCGCCCATCGGCGACCTCACAGCCGTACGGGCAATGCTTGCCGACATGAAGGTCGGGATTGAGGCCGCCCGCGCCCTGCTCTACGAAACGGCGCTCATCGTCGACACGAAAGAATCGCTCGAGCATCGCCTGGAGCAGATAGCCCGCGGCGACGCCTCGGCGGACGATGCGACGATCAAGGCCATGCGCACCGACCTCAAGCATCACACACGCCTAGCGGCACTCTTCACGCCCATGGCCAAGGCGTGCTGCACCGAGATGGCAAACACAGTTGCCTACGAATCCCTTCAGATTCACGGTGGTTCCGGCTATATGCGAGATTTCGCCGTGGAGCGTCACACGCGCGATGCCCGGATCACCAATATCTACGAGGGCACGACGCAATTGCAGGTGGTCGCCGCCATCGGCGGTATCCTCGGCGGCACTCTCTCCGCACGCCTCGACGAGTACGATGCCGAGGATCTCGGCGCAACGCCGGAGTTGCTGGAGCGAGTAAGGCACATGCGAACACGACTGCTCGAGGCGATCGTCAAGGTCCGCGAACTCGACGACGTGCGCTTCCGCGACTTTCACGCGCGGCGCCTTGTTGAAATGGCCATCGACATAGCCTCGTCTTACTTGATCTTGCGGACAGCTCAGGACGACGCGCGAAAGCTGCTGGTAGCACGGTACTTCATCGACGGTGCGCAAATGCGCACAGAGGCAGCGACAACCCGAATCCTCCGCGACGACCCGGCAGCGCTCGACGCTCTGGCTCAGCTGGGCGCACCCTGA
- a CDS encoding acyl-CoA thioesterase: MNSVVPESEVSGHETRLTLTHLMLPADANHMGRIHGGIILKLIDEAAAACAQRFCRSLVATAAIDRIDFHHPVAIGDLVFLHANVNFSGRTSMEVGVRVEAENLQTGFVTHTNSAYVVLVAIDADGKPIAVPRVTPRTDEQWAWHSAAEARRQKRLSEREAAAES; encoded by the coding sequence GTGAACAGCGTCGTTCCTGAGTCGGAGGTAAGCGGACACGAGACGCGCCTCACGCTCACACACCTCATGCTGCCGGCCGACGCCAACCACATGGGTCGCATCCACGGCGGCATCATCCTGAAGCTGATCGATGAGGCTGCGGCCGCCTGCGCGCAGCGCTTCTGCCGCTCACTCGTAGCGACAGCGGCGATAGACCGCATCGACTTCCACCACCCCGTCGCTATTGGAGATCTCGTCTTCCTGCACGCAAACGTCAACTTCTCAGGCCGAACATCAATGGAAGTCGGGGTACGCGTCGAGGCAGAGAACCTTCAGACGGGTTTCGTCACGCACACCAACTCCGCTTACGTCGTGCTCGTCGCCATCGACGCCGACGGCAAGCCGATCGCAGTGCCGAGAGTAACTCCCCGGACGGACGAGCAGTGGGCATGGCATTCGGCTGCCGAAGCCAGACGACAGAAACGACTCTCGGAACGCGAAGCCGCTGCCGAGAGTTGA
- a CDS encoding DUF1385 domain-containing protein: MNLGGMALRDGVLLQGERHWVAAVRRPDGVHVASGERARLPGTAATSQVPVIRGLIKLGEALAVLPAVRRATGGPVLPQEEPRLLVATALSAAGTFVVRHRMSGSPFVREMAAMGISLAPVFLLLRDSRLARYHGAEHKSIAAYEGDTDAATADKEHARCGTNLIAPIAVTTVASNMLLRAAGKEDRPLATFVAGMVSIGTAVELFSWMGRHKDHPLARTLRRPGIMIQRLFTTSEPDSDQLDVADIALRELLRLEGLAPAHEEAQPTTGA; this comes from the coding sequence GTGAATCTAGGTGGGATGGCGCTTCGCGATGGCGTGCTGCTTCAGGGCGAACGCCACTGGGTGGCTGCGGTGCGTCGTCCCGACGGCGTCCACGTTGCCTCAGGGGAGCGCGCGCGATTGCCGGGCACCGCGGCAACGTCCCAAGTGCCTGTCATTCGCGGTCTCATCAAGCTGGGCGAGGCGTTGGCCGTCTTGCCCGCGGTACGTCGCGCCACGGGCGGTCCAGTTCTGCCGCAGGAAGAACCGCGGTTGCTGGTCGCCACCGCGTTGAGTGCTGCGGGGACTTTTGTCGTCCGTCATCGCATGTCGGGGTCGCCCTTCGTTCGCGAGATGGCGGCCATGGGCATCTCGCTGGCGCCCGTCTTCCTCCTGCTGCGGGACTCGCGCCTCGCTCGCTACCATGGCGCCGAGCACAAGAGCATCGCGGCGTACGAGGGCGATACGGATGCCGCGACGGCTGACAAGGAGCATGCTCGCTGTGGGACGAATCTGATTGCTCCTATCGCGGTGACTACTGTCGCCAGCAATATGTTGCTTCGTGCGGCCGGGAAGGAAGACCGTCCGCTGGCTACATTCGTTGCCGGGATGGTGAGCATCGGCACGGCGGTCGAGTTGTTCAGTTGGATGGGGCGCCACAAGGATCATCCGTTGGCGCGCACGTTGCGGCGCCCCGGGATCATGATTCAGCGCCTGTTCACTACGAGCGAGCCGGACAGTGACCAACTGGATGTTGCCGACATCGCTTTGCGCGAGTTGCTCCGGCTCGAAGGTCTTGCACCGGCGCACGAGGAGGCACAGCCGACCACCGGTGCGTAG
- a CDS encoding HD domain-containing protein, with product MSHTPIHSLSSGQTVDGCYSCAEVETASDRNGKTFLRLRLRDASGEVKAIHFDPSDEAMTLEAGNVAVVCGTYSVHPQFGPQIQVRRLRVADPGEYDASDLVPVSPIDVGELNERLHALIDSVDEPNLRALLERTFDGSREPGATFGLAPAAIRHHHAYRYGLLEHSVAVAEVASDAASRLTSVDRGLTVAGALLHDIGKTQTYTSHCLLPLMTDRGRLHGEIVIGLQIVQDLIAEVPEFPSETSLKLVHIVASHHGMREKGSPVIPMTREAVIVHYCDDMTARIAAIDEAERSTPESDAWSARIPMIDAAAYLGREEGREE from the coding sequence TTGAGCCACACACCCATCCACAGCCTGTCCTCCGGGCAGACCGTGGATGGGTGCTACTCATGCGCCGAGGTCGAGACAGCGTCCGACCGCAACGGCAAGACATTTCTAAGGCTGCGACTACGCGATGCTTCCGGTGAAGTGAAGGCGATCCACTTCGATCCGAGCGACGAGGCAATGACACTCGAAGCAGGTAACGTCGCTGTTGTCTGCGGAACCTACAGCGTCCACCCTCAATTCGGTCCACAAATCCAGGTGCGCCGCCTCCGTGTTGCAGACCCGGGCGAGTACGATGCCTCTGATCTCGTACCGGTATCTCCAATCGACGTTGGAGAACTGAACGAGCGCCTCCACGCTCTCATCGACTCAGTCGACGAGCCCAACCTCAGGGCACTTCTGGAGCGCACCTTCGACGGGAGCAGGGAACCCGGAGCCACATTCGGACTCGCTCCGGCAGCCATCCGCCACCATCATGCCTACCGCTACGGGCTACTCGAACACTCTGTTGCCGTCGCCGAAGTCGCCAGCGACGCGGCGTCACGACTCACGTCGGTCGACCGGGGATTGACAGTCGCGGGCGCGCTTCTCCATGACATCGGGAAGACCCAGACGTACACGAGCCACTGCCTTCTCCCGCTCATGACAGACCGAGGACGTCTCCACGGTGAGATCGTGATAGGCCTGCAGATCGTTCAGGATCTCATCGCCGAAGTGCCTGAATTCCCAAGCGAGACGTCGCTCAAGCTCGTCCATATCGTTGCCTCACACCATGGCATGCGCGAAAAGGGTAGCCCAGTGATCCCCATGACCAGAGAGGCAGTCATCGTCCACTACTGCGACGACATGACGGCACGCATCGCAGCAATTGACGAGGCCGAGCGCTCGACTCCGGAATCGGATGCCTGGTCTGCTCGCATTCCGATGATCGACGCCGCAGCCTATCTAGGCCGCGAGGAAGGCCGAGAGGAGTAG
- a CDS encoding aminotransferase class I/II-fold pyridoxal phosphate-dependent enzyme: MKTAARRQGEDIIDLGMGNPDLRTPQAIVDKLSEAAQNARNHRYSASRGITKLRLALTDWYERRFDVQLDPEREVVVSIGAKEGLAHLMWVLLRSGDTALVPEPSYPIHQFSCIFAGAEVTSVQLSHDTADFFADLRQAYERTWPRPRVILTSFPHNPTGHCVDLDFFERLVAFAKKNEVAIVHDFAYAELVFDGYKPPSIFEIPGAKDVAVEFVSLSKSHSMAGWRVGFCVGNQAMVAGLQRLKSYLDYGVFQPIQIAAITALNECDDVPAQVASVYEKRRDTLCDGLARIGWQVHKPRGTMFVWAPIPEPYRQMGSLDFSKELLTVAKVAVSPGIGFGTASDGFVRFALVENDERIRQALRGMRKVMDAAEGGDAR, from the coding sequence ATGAAGACGGCGGCGCGGCGACAGGGCGAGGACATTATCGATCTCGGCATGGGCAATCCCGACCTCCGGACCCCCCAGGCCATCGTCGACAAGCTGTCCGAAGCGGCACAGAACGCGCGTAACCATCGCTATTCCGCTTCGCGCGGCATAACGAAGCTGCGTCTGGCGCTGACGGACTGGTACGAGCGGAGGTTCGACGTTCAACTGGATCCCGAGCGTGAGGTTGTGGTGTCAATTGGGGCGAAGGAGGGGCTTGCCCACCTCATGTGGGTATTGCTTCGTTCGGGCGACACGGCTCTCGTCCCGGAACCGTCGTATCCGATTCATCAGTTCAGCTGCATCTTCGCGGGCGCGGAGGTGACGAGCGTTCAGCTGTCCCACGACACAGCCGACTTCTTCGCGGACCTGAGGCAGGCGTACGAGCGCACGTGGCCACGTCCGCGCGTCATCCTCACGAGCTTCCCCCACAACCCGACTGGACACTGCGTGGATCTCGATTTCTTCGAACGACTGGTCGCTTTTGCAAAGAAGAACGAAGTGGCCATTGTTCACGACTTCGCCTATGCAGAGCTCGTCTTCGACGGATACAAGCCACCGAGCATCTTCGAGATACCTGGCGCGAAGGATGTTGCAGTTGAGTTCGTGTCGCTGAGCAAGAGCCACAGTATGGCCGGCTGGCGTGTTGGATTCTGTGTTGGCAACCAAGCGATGGTGGCTGGTCTGCAGCGCCTCAAGAGCTACCTTGACTATGGCGTGTTCCAGCCGATTCAGATCGCTGCGATCACTGCGCTCAACGAGTGCGACGATGTCCCGGCGCAGGTTGCGTCCGTGTACGAGAAGCGACGCGACACATTGTGCGACGGGCTAGCGCGAATTGGATGGCAGGTACACAAGCCGAGAGGGACGATGTTCGTTTGGGCGCCGATCCCTGAGCCGTATCGCCAAATGGGGTCACTGGACTTCAGCAAGGAGTTGCTCACAGTCGCCAAGGTTGCCGTCAGTCCCGGAATCGGGTTCGGTACGGCATCGGACGGATTCGTCCGATTCGCGCTGGTCGAGAACGACGAGCGCATCCGTCAGGCACTTCGTGGCATGCGCAAGGTGATGGATGCTGCAGAAGGTGGCGACGCGCGGTGA